A single Stigmatopora argus isolate UIUO_Sarg chromosome 7, RoL_Sarg_1.0, whole genome shotgun sequence DNA region contains:
- the nacc1b gene encoding nucleus accumbens-associated protein 1 isoform X1 produces the protein MAACGAAEGHTTNTTTIPTAVTISDLPGRRCCSSANDFQRPRGHRSAGHSVMAQTLQMAIPNFGNNVLECLNEQRLQGLYCDVSVLVKGHAFKAHRAVLAASSSYFRDLFNAGGKSSVVELPSAVQPQSFQQILAFCYTGRLSMNVGDQFLLMYTAGFLQIQQIMEKGTEFFLKVSSPSCDSQGLHTEETEPQSPVTQTVGGAISTPIATTTVRPSACLTPLPLVSKVKTEQMATTPQSQQEGFPYSVVCIPVAKRLWEGGNGTAASGGGSGGQRKAARYSSSSSSSSSLSSNAATQDSSGRGSALTLVAGGTTTTNNHSNISNNNNSNNGGTPEGTSPGTLSLYTSDSPISYHDDEEEDEMADESAEEQYRQICNIYTMYSMLNANAAVPGEKVEALPDAAPDSGRRGGRPRQELASLPSELISQIGNRCHPKLYEEGDPAEKLELVSGTSVFISRAQLMNCHVSAGTRHKVLLRRLLAAFFDRSTLANSCGTGIRSSTNDPSRKPLDNRVLHAVKFYCQNFAPSFRESEMNAIAADMCTNARRVVRKSWIPKLKLLMADSDAYSSFLADNVKAEADGLSGEQGFDTAALELATAGNDGGATPTDALQDGGGGRGGDGSTLF, from the exons ATGGCTGCCTGCGGCGCAGCGGAGGGACAcaccaccaacaccaccacAATCCCCACCGCGGTCACCATTAGCGATCTTCCCGGGCGCCGCTGCTGCTCGTCCGCAAACGACTTCCAGCGGCCGAGGGG ACACCGTAGTGCTGGGCACAGCGTTATGGCTCAGACGCTACAGATGGCGATCCCCAACTTTGGCAACAATGTCCTGGAATGTCTGAACGAGCAGCGTCTGCAGGGTCTGTACTGCGACGTCTCTGTGCTGGTCAAGGGACACGCCTTCAAG GCCCACCGCGCAGTATTGGCGGCCAGCTCATCGTACTTCCGAGACCTGTTCAATGCCGGTGGCAAGAGCTCGGTGGTGGAGCTGCCGTCAGCCGTGCAGCCACAGAGCTTCCAGCAGATCCTGGCCTTCTGCTACACGGGCCGCCTGAGCATGAACGTGGGAGACCAGTTCCTGCTCATGTACACGGCAGGATTCTTGCAGATCCAGCAAATCATGGAGAAGGGCACAGAGTTCTTCCTCAAG GTCTCATCTCCAAGCTGCGACTCACAGGGACTTCACACCGAGGAGACAGAACCTCAGAGTCCTGTCACTCAGACGGTCGGAGGGGCCATCAGCACCCCGATTGCCACTACTACTGTCAGGCCTTCCGCTTGCTTGACACCCCTTCCCCTAGTGTCCAAGGTGAAAACGGAGCAGATGGCCACCACACCTCAATCTCAACAG GAGGGATTCCCATACTCAGTAGTCTGTATTCCAGTGGCCAAACGTCTATGGGAGGGAGGCAATGGCACAGCCGCTTCTGGAGGTGGTAGCGGCGGACAAAGAAAGGCGGCACGCTActcctcctcgtcttcttcatcttcctcacTCTCCTCAAATGCCGCTACCCAGGATTCCTCTGGGCGAGGGAGCGCTCTTACGTTAGTGGCGGGAGGCACCACCACCACTAATAACCACAGCAACATtagtaacaacaacaatagtAATAATGGCGGTACCCCCGAAGGCACGAGTCCGGGCACACTCAGTCTGTACACCAGTGACTCGCCTATCAGCTACCATGACGATGAAGAAGAGGACGAGATGGCGGATGAGAGCGCTGAAGAGCAGTATAGACAAATCTGCAACATTTACACCATGTATAGCATGCTCAACGCCAACGCTGCAG TGCCCGGTGAGAAAGTGGAGGCGTTGCCAGACGCTGCCCCAGACTCTGGGCGACGAGGCGGGCGCCCACGGCAAGAGCTGGCATCTCTGCCGTCGGAGCTTATCAGCCAGATTGGCAATCGCTGCCACCCGAAACTCTACGAGGAGGGCGACCCCGCTGAAAAACTAGAGCTGGTGAGCGGCACCTCTGTTTTCATCTCCCGGGCGCAGCTCATGAACTGCCACGTCAGCGCTGGCACACGACACAAGGTTTTGCTAAGGCGTCTGCTGGCTGCCTTCTTTGACAG GAGCACCTTGGCTAACAGTTGTGGCACTGGCATCCGCTCCTCCACCAACGATCCGAGTCGCAAGCCGCTGGACAACCGAGTTCTGCACGCGGTTAAAT TCTACTGTCAGAATTTTGCGCCAAGCTTCCGGGAGAGTGAAATGAACGCCATCGCCGCCGACATGTGCACAAACGCCCGTCGTGTGGTTCGCAAAAGCTGGATACCTAAACTCAAACTCCTGATGGCTGACAGCGACGCTTACTCCTCTTTCCTGGCCGACAACGTCAAGGCGGAGGCCGACGGGTTGAGTGGAGAGCAAGGTTTCGACACCGCCGCCCTGGAGTTGGCAACGGCGGGAAACGACGGTGGAGCGACGCCTACCGATGCGCTCCAGGACGGCGgaggagggagaggaggagATGGCAGCACTTTGTTTTGA
- the nacc1b gene encoding nucleus accumbens-associated protein 1 isoform X2 — MAQTLQMAIPNFGNNVLECLNEQRLQGLYCDVSVLVKGHAFKAHRAVLAASSSYFRDLFNAGGKSSVVELPSAVQPQSFQQILAFCYTGRLSMNVGDQFLLMYTAGFLQIQQIMEKGTEFFLKVSSPSCDSQGLHTEETEPQSPVTQTVGGAISTPIATTTVRPSACLTPLPLVSKVKTEQMATTPQSQQEGFPYSVVCIPVAKRLWEGGNGTAASGGGSGGQRKAARYSSSSSSSSSLSSNAATQDSSGRGSALTLVAGGTTTTNNHSNISNNNNSNNGGTPEGTSPGTLSLYTSDSPISYHDDEEEDEMADESAEEQYRQICNIYTMYSMLNANAAVPGEKVEALPDAAPDSGRRGGRPRQELASLPSELISQIGNRCHPKLYEEGDPAEKLELVSGTSVFISRAQLMNCHVSAGTRHKVLLRRLLAAFFDRSTLANSCGTGIRSSTNDPSRKPLDNRVLHAVKFYCQNFAPSFRESEMNAIAADMCTNARRVVRKSWIPKLKLLMADSDAYSSFLADNVKAEADGLSGEQGFDTAALELATAGNDGGATPTDALQDGGGGRGGDGSTLF; from the exons ATGGCTCAGACGCTACAGATGGCGATCCCCAACTTTGGCAACAATGTCCTGGAATGTCTGAACGAGCAGCGTCTGCAGGGTCTGTACTGCGACGTCTCTGTGCTGGTCAAGGGACACGCCTTCAAG GCCCACCGCGCAGTATTGGCGGCCAGCTCATCGTACTTCCGAGACCTGTTCAATGCCGGTGGCAAGAGCTCGGTGGTGGAGCTGCCGTCAGCCGTGCAGCCACAGAGCTTCCAGCAGATCCTGGCCTTCTGCTACACGGGCCGCCTGAGCATGAACGTGGGAGACCAGTTCCTGCTCATGTACACGGCAGGATTCTTGCAGATCCAGCAAATCATGGAGAAGGGCACAGAGTTCTTCCTCAAG GTCTCATCTCCAAGCTGCGACTCACAGGGACTTCACACCGAGGAGACAGAACCTCAGAGTCCTGTCACTCAGACGGTCGGAGGGGCCATCAGCACCCCGATTGCCACTACTACTGTCAGGCCTTCCGCTTGCTTGACACCCCTTCCCCTAGTGTCCAAGGTGAAAACGGAGCAGATGGCCACCACACCTCAATCTCAACAG GAGGGATTCCCATACTCAGTAGTCTGTATTCCAGTGGCCAAACGTCTATGGGAGGGAGGCAATGGCACAGCCGCTTCTGGAGGTGGTAGCGGCGGACAAAGAAAGGCGGCACGCTActcctcctcgtcttcttcatcttcctcacTCTCCTCAAATGCCGCTACCCAGGATTCCTCTGGGCGAGGGAGCGCTCTTACGTTAGTGGCGGGAGGCACCACCACCACTAATAACCACAGCAACATtagtaacaacaacaatagtAATAATGGCGGTACCCCCGAAGGCACGAGTCCGGGCACACTCAGTCTGTACACCAGTGACTCGCCTATCAGCTACCATGACGATGAAGAAGAGGACGAGATGGCGGATGAGAGCGCTGAAGAGCAGTATAGACAAATCTGCAACATTTACACCATGTATAGCATGCTCAACGCCAACGCTGCAG TGCCCGGTGAGAAAGTGGAGGCGTTGCCAGACGCTGCCCCAGACTCTGGGCGACGAGGCGGGCGCCCACGGCAAGAGCTGGCATCTCTGCCGTCGGAGCTTATCAGCCAGATTGGCAATCGCTGCCACCCGAAACTCTACGAGGAGGGCGACCCCGCTGAAAAACTAGAGCTGGTGAGCGGCACCTCTGTTTTCATCTCCCGGGCGCAGCTCATGAACTGCCACGTCAGCGCTGGCACACGACACAAGGTTTTGCTAAGGCGTCTGCTGGCTGCCTTCTTTGACAG GAGCACCTTGGCTAACAGTTGTGGCACTGGCATCCGCTCCTCCACCAACGATCCGAGTCGCAAGCCGCTGGACAACCGAGTTCTGCACGCGGTTAAAT TCTACTGTCAGAATTTTGCGCCAAGCTTCCGGGAGAGTGAAATGAACGCCATCGCCGCCGACATGTGCACAAACGCCCGTCGTGTGGTTCGCAAAAGCTGGATACCTAAACTCAAACTCCTGATGGCTGACAGCGACGCTTACTCCTCTTTCCTGGCCGACAACGTCAAGGCGGAGGCCGACGGGTTGAGTGGAGAGCAAGGTTTCGACACCGCCGCCCTGGAGTTGGCAACGGCGGGAAACGACGGTGGAGCGACGCCTACCGATGCGCTCCAGGACGGCGgaggagggagaggaggagATGGCAGCACTTTGTTTTGA